Below is a window of Brassica napus cultivar Da-Ae chromosome A5, Da-Ae, whole genome shotgun sequence DNA.
TCATACCTGGAACCAGGGAAGAGAGAACGAGCCCATTTGCGCACATCAGCCTCCCGTAGATATCTTCCAAGCTCAGGACTCATATCAAAAATTTCGGTGATACGTTCTTGAAATTCAGTGTATCTATATGCCCGTGAAGCCTTTTCTACCAACGCAGTCAATCCTTTTGTCTTGAAAAATGAGACCACATTGGTCAATAAGTGATGAATGCAAATTCCATGTGCTGATCGAGGGTAGACAGTCCCAATAGCTTTAGAAATAGACGCATTTCTATCTGAGACAAAAGCTAGGTCTTGACAATCAGCAATAACCACTTTCAACTGTCTGAAGAACCACCCCCAAGAATCGTCATTCTCTGAATCAACAACCCCAAATGCAATCGGATACAAATTAGAGTTACCATCTACAGCAGTAGCAACAAGAAGTGTccctttgtatttatttttcagaaaagttCCGTCAACAACAATCACCCTTCGCATTGCATTGTAGAATCCTCTAACTGATTGCCCAAATGACATAAATAGATACATGAATCTTCCCTTCTCATTAGTTTCATAGTGAGTATGCGTACCAGGATTTGCTTCTTTAATCATATGCAGATATGCTGGTATTTTAGAGTAACTGCGATCTGGTATACCTCTAGCAGCTGCAATAGCAAACTCACGAGCTTCCCAAGCGTGCCAATAAGTAATCTCACAACTATGCTCCATTCTCATAAATTGAATGATGTCATTCGGTTTTGGGCCATCGTTTGCATCATCAAATCGATGTTGTATCAGAGTCCCAATTGTTCTTGCTGATGCTGTTTTTCCGAATTTCCTTTTCTTTGAAGGAGCACATGAATGTCTTCCATCACATTGGTTGATCATGAAATATGTAGACCCATCTATTCCTTCTGCACGCACAGTCCAGTTGCACAATGCATCTTTACATCGAATATACCACCATTTTCTCGTGGATTTGATAACAGTGTAATCGAAATTATTCTTCATCGCTAAAATTTCCATTGTTGCCTTCAGAACCCCTTTACTTGTGAAAATTTGATCCTTCTTCACGAAGTCTCCTCTCCAAGCTCGACCATCCTTATCACTGTCTCCATTGTTTTGAAAAAGTTCAATGTTTTCACTCCTTAAAGGACCGCAACCATCTGCAGCGACATGATTCGTTCTTTTAACAAAAGACTCCTTTGACGGCTTGACAAACTCTGCTCGATTTATCTCAggaacttcttcatcctcaacattACTTGAATCGCAAGGCTCCTTATTCAAATCGATATTGACTCGTTCCTTTTGATTTACACCGGAAACAGAGAACATCACACACAAGGTAGTAGACGATTCCCTCTTTGCATAGCCCACAAAATTAGATGCTTGCCGATCATTGGTGATAATAATAGGAGGATTCCCTTTTTGATTCAACAACGAATAACTGAACTCGGCATTAATGGCATTATGGTCCACCCCATAATCCTCACACACCATTATCTTGAGCTGCTTCAACGTAGTAGTAGTTGCTAATGTTACCATTCGACCACGCCTTTCTTTGTCTACCACGAAACTCCAGTCATCACCGCGACTACACATCCATTCACCCGATTTGACATAGATTAGAACCATGTTGTATtgatagagaaaagagagatgattatgtcgatgaagaagagagaaacacaaagaacGACGACAAAAGATCGTGGGAGAAGGAGAAAAACGTGGGAGAAAATATTCTTGGAGATATTTAGGgaagatttagtttagatttaggaaacatctttaaccgattatggaagtttccatatttttcggATTTCCTGTAGAATGTATAACCTATGTAAGTCAGAACACAGTAGAGTAGATGTGAAACATATTCTTCCCTAGGCGCCACATAAGGTAAAAGGCAGACCACATCATGGCTCCAAATATAGATAGGGTATATCAACGCATTGTGGCTACATGTCGTAACCAAGCTAAAGGTATAAGAAagacatctttcttgattataacgtaACGTAACCTAGCTTTGgttagaatatataagaaaagataGGTTACGTTGTATACCAAagatatatctatgtataaacATTAGTAGCCGAATTCTAGACTAAGTAGATGACCAGAATGAGTATTATAACTGTAGCTAgaagatgaaataaaatatgattcattttaaaaaaaaaaacaatttaaacatatatattgtcatacttatgtttccaatagttttgatattttttaacatttttaaaattcagtttactattttttctattaaaaaaggGTAAAATATGTCCAGAATTGTCCAAAATATCAGAAATCCTATTGTGACAAATAAAAGTTCAAAGTGTcccatttttccaattttccctAATATTTTCATCATTTAGTTTTAGTGATGTTAAAATGTAACGGTTATAAACAATGATGTTAACTCTTATATCAATTGAGTTAAATGATGTTAGTATTGGTATCAATTAAACTAATCgacttaaattatttaaatcatTATTAACAACTGAtgtgatatatttttaacagttaaaataatttattacaattattatataatttattaataataatattaaaaattaaatggaTTAGCAGTTGTCCCATTTATAATTATCTATTTAAAATACTGCCATCGCTTGtacaatgtttaaatttatctcaataaataaaaataaaaatcttttaattaagcattttttatttgtttgttccTGTGAAAATTtaacgaagaagaaaaggagAAGCCTCACAAATAAGACTGGAAAATGAattcaaagaaagaaagaaaaaaacttgtaaaaatagttaaaagaATTGGCCATAGCAGTTTCTTCAataaattcttcttcttcttcttcttcttcttcttcattttgtcTTCAATTGGCCATGGAAAATGATAATGGCGTGGAGCTTGTTACTCCTAAGTAGCAGACAACAAAGAAACATGATCAAATCCAATTGCTTCTGAAACCTGACAGAACAACAGTGCCAATCTTTAGGACATAGAGTTATGTGATTCATTCCAAATGTTAAAATCTTTATACCAAGAACCCTAGAAACTTCCTGTCTCATCATCTGCAGTACACTAGCATCAGCGTGtctgtctatatatatatacacttagaCGTCATCACAATCTAAGATCCTGACAATGTATGGAGAAAAAGGAAATAATACCTatcaagaatttttcatcagATTTTTAAGAAAAGCAAAATCTTCCTTTCAAATCTTCTATAAACAGAAACACAATCATAATCATCATGATTCATATAAGAATACTTGATTCATGTTGAGAAAATGCTTTTAATCAAATAACAGAGAACAAAAAAACTGATGAAAGAGATTTGAGAGAGTGTGACGAATAGGAAGATCTTCACAGAAAAGAATAATAACTACTTCTCTAATTACATTGGGTTTAAGTGGTTTACACTATTTGAACTTGTAATGGTGGTTCCTATTTTTGGGGGATTGTAACAATCACATTTGCTACTTTTTAATAGTTATGTGTTTATTCTATAATAATATTGTAGTTTTACAAATTTTGTTCtcgatataaattatttttttactagctcaaatattttaactgatgcaaattaaaataaaataacatcattttattaaattgatGTTAAAGAAAAggattattataaatttttgttagCATCAGTTTTCTAATTGATCTAAATTATGTATCATGTTAATAACTGatgttaactaaaataataaatgcaTCAGTTATTTAATcgatataaatttatatgatagCATCAATTTCATTTAAGTGatacaaattaacaaaaaaaaaatatcatttttctgAAATgatgttaaattaattaataaaacatcagttattataattgatttaaaaatagGTATATTCACATCATTTgtaaataagtaatttaaaatagcatcatttatttttgtgatataatttATGTGATGTAATTCacacttttttttgtagtgcaTATAACAATATATACGGATTTAATACTTCTCCTCAAAAACAAACAGGTGTCATTTTTTAAGAATTAATACTAACTTTCTGTGAATCCAAACTGcagatatttttttacaaagaaaaagagttatGGCACAAATTTCAAATGACAATACCATATTTCAATGAGAAAATTCGAAGTTTTACTTATAGTGTTAAAATGTATAAACCGGTCCGCCAAACAGAACAAGAATCGAAATATAAATAGCATAGAAGATTCGCATAATATTAAAACCATTTACTAGCTAGAAGATCAATGATGCAATGTAATAAACTGAACAGTGAACACTTATCTACAACTGGCTTACCTTTTAGAAATTGTAGCTCTGATCACTTGGTCTTGCAAATATGTAAACTACATGCCAATTCAAGTTTAGTAACTcacacaacaaacaaacaaacaaaggaTCAATTGTtagatattaaaatttcatGCTCACAATCAGTTTTCCAGcgaaaactatataataatcCAATTAATAAAGTTAAACATCGAGGATGAACAGAACAAAAAAATCTTCAGTTCCAAATTATGCAAAACGGATTAAAACCATTCTTAGAATACTTTCCTCcgtctttataaaaaaaacgcaaaacatatttatttttactctGCATGCAACTGTATAAATCATAGATAGAACATAAAATCATATATGCGTAAGAAAGATCGGATAAACTAAAGGAGcagaaactttttttaaaaaaggagaCAGAAACTTAAAATATGAATGGAGTTTGTTGAAGCTAAATTGCGAAATCTCCAGCTCGGACTTGATATACATTCATCTGAGCATGACCAATGTCTAAGTACATACCTACatgcataaatatatatacaggcCTGAATCATTAGTTTtcgagatatatatatataaatgtatggaAAACAACAGGCGTGCATGAATCTATTTCTGTATCAACGGTGCAAAGTGTACAAGTTGATCGAAATCTGTTTGTATTGTATAATCAAAATaagatatattaatataaatcacGAATACGTTTTGGCACTTATATATGCGTCATCAACCAATAGGGTTGTTAGCATAGAGgtcaaagaaaatatttgattttatatttgtatggtTTAATCATTAATAGTTAACCTATTTGACCATGGGAAATTAAATGCCTACATGCATTATAGTCTGTGGATTTCAATGCACAGAACCAGCTAAAGGATTTCGCAACTTTcgctttcatttatttttatttgtttcgatATAAGTACATGATTTAATTCGTGTAAAAACTTGATTGGAATTCCCATTCGAGAAAAAACTCAATTATGTAGCTATATATTGTCGGAAATCAGTGTATAAATTTGGAGTTTCGAttaaaaaagagagataaaatttatgaatcctaaccctaaataaaattcaaactTCTAAATGTATAAGGTTTAGTTGAGATTTTTCTGTAAACGAAGCAAAAGACGTAATTTGATCAGTTAAATcgaatgtaaaaaaatataagcatAGAGCTAAGTTTTACTATTTAGTAAACTGAacccaaatattttattttgtatttttctacACGTATACACCAAAAAACGTgcacatttaaaaagttttatcCAAAAAGCTGTGatatttatgatattttctgCTGATCAATTGATACTGGCGACAttgttttaaaacaaattttatcattttgatcGGTATATCATCTTCATTCTTCAAGATTGTACCTTTTCAATATTTAAGATCATACTCTAACACAAACCATTTAAAATTTGACAAACATAGTATAAATCTAGTGAATGATGGAACTAGATACGTCTGGATAACTATATTAGTTATTTCGTACATCGCATATTAAATTGTCAATATACAATAATACAAAGAACCAAGCAATACGGTTCAAGTGAAGACGTAAGTGACAGCACAAGTTTTGTCTATTTTGGTAAAAGAAAAATGATACTATAAATACAGCATCTGTCGTTTTGTAGACTGAATTTCAACATGCAAAAAGTAAGTATTTAATGACTTTGACGCCATACATGTTATAATAATAGATTCTACTTACTTATTGTTCTTTGTTTGAGAATCTTTCCAAAACAGGAACAGCCTACGGTAGTTTTGAGCAAACCACTGTCCACATCATGCtactatttaatttatttaacatatattataaaaaaacgttagggcatctccaaccacaaacactattttagtgttaaaaccacactattttagtgtaatttcAACACTAAAACCAATGTCTTCTCCAACCATAACACTAAACTTCacactaaaactattttataatattttatatattaagttttttatttatcatttatttaattgtatgttttagtaataaaataagtGAATAGTATTTTAGTGAAATGAATAGTGTTTTAGTGTGGTGAATAGtgtcacaccaaatttggtgtcaaATTTTAGTGTTGCACTAAAATGGTGTGATTTTTACAGTCCCATTGGAGATGATTTGGTGCAAAAgtcacactaaaatagtgttttgcAGTCCCATTGGAGCTGGCCTTAGTGAGtagcaaaaaatatttaatttgtttactgACAGATAGAATACTACTCTCAAATGCTTTGAACCCTGATTTATTCGCGGGTTTCTGAACGTAACGTAACCCTTATCCCATTTTGTCTCATGACGAAAAGCGTTAGATTCAAGAccatttattttaatcagaGAGTTCGAGTCgaattttctattaaattttgatatatcagaaacattatataaatttgaaCCCTAATCTGAATGAAAGAACTATATACCTAAAACAAAACAAGCACTTCTTATAttccataaaatatttatagtccAAGCTTCGGCCAGAAACATGCTATGATATAATCGTGGTATACGTCAATCTAGTGGCGGCATGCATTCAACGAATCAACCGCTTTTCATTCCTTTAAGGTCCCAAATTTTCAATATtagattttagaaaacaaaatcggtataatatatattattaacaaaataGTCAGCTGGTAGATGtaagccctttttcaaaaaaaaaaaaaaaaaagtcagctGGTAGAACTTATGAGTTATATTCTGATCCgataaaattcaaattatgaTGATTCAGTTGGgcttaaattaaaatatgaatgtGAATATCTGCATGAATTTTTAAATGGGCTTTACTAAACTCTGGAAGCCCAAAATCTCGACTAACTTTGATTTCGGAATAATTCCTACCGGTGAATACCCAAAACGTTCTTATATTGTGCTAGTCCGCCTAGTCGTTGTCTCATCTCAGCCTTTTGGTGATACTTTAGTATCTTTGTAGTTTATGTGACCAAACTAATCCACTAAAATAGCTACTTTACTAGAGTGTATGATTTTCCCCCTCAAATGTATTAAGTCTATGAtaagtataaaaaatatttatctaataGTTCGTTATTTCCTTGGATTCACTAACGCAAATGGTGTTTCCACATTTACATGGATGTTGAGTACAAAAAGAGTTAAAGAGCAAGTCAGTCAATGGATCCAGTTGACACCAAAAAGATAGTTCGTAGTTTCAAAATTATAACACCAAATTACTAACTGGTGATCCTGGTTGGGACAAAGATGACTATCAAATTCAAAACAACGTGAAACCAATGATCTCGAATTCtttgtttagatttttattgAATAGCGAGTCATGATATGACTGGATGTATTGGACGGTGGCAACATTATAGAACAATACAGTTTTGTGAAAATGAAAGTAAGATTTGAAGGTAATTGATGGACTTGGGtcagatacaaaaaaaatacgGCTGGATTTGGACCAGCTTTGTGGACTGATATGTGTTCTATAATTGcaattctttctatttttatatattttgtagattaaaaaataaaatgtgggACTCTTACGGATCCGTAGAAAGTTGTACACCAGCCTTTGCGTTTGACATCTAAGGTATAGTATTAATAATAcattgtttgaccaaaaaaaaaaataatacattatttGTATAGTACCAATATAACACCCTGATGGCATCATCAAATGATATTTACCATTGTAATATCTAACACTGTCTTTAACATTTTAATGGGTGGAGTTATTTTGCGTATTCATTATGTGTGAGTGGTTATAGTCTTATATAGGTTTAGACTAATTAAAGTCGTAATACTCTGAAACTAATCTGCATATGTCCCTTACATTAAAATATTTCCATTTTCAGCTATAAAGATTATGATCTACTTTTGTTTAAGAAACTATTATGGTCTatttcagttaaaaaaaaactattatggTCTACTAGACcactaataatatatttactatttattAAGGTTAAACAGTACCATAAAAATAAGTTTGCACAAAATTTTGATATGCATTAATAATCTTGATTTTGTTTCAGcaaattatatatcctatctCTTTGACAGCAATTGTATGATTCTCCGTCTAGTTTGCACTTAACAACTTTTTTTTACTCATAGATTGTCGTCtctaaattcgatttttttttcttgcattaTAATTAGTGTGAATTGGTTTCAATCCTCAATTAAGTAACACATCATCAGCATTTATAACTTGAAACTGCGTTTTCACATTTAGCGATAGTTCGCAATTAATTGGCctgaaaagaaagagagaaggaaTCAAGTAATCATTTGGAAGTAAAGGGGGAAAAAGGATCAAATGCAATAATTTAAGTGGTTGGTGAAaggataaagaaaaaaaattagtcaaCATGAAGGAAAATATTGAGGAAAATGGACCCCTTTTATTTTCAACAATTCGCCTTTGTTGCTTGTATCTACTTGGGCAAAACTCTACGAAGTATCAAGTCCCCAAGAAAATAATGAAACTATATTTTGTTCTTGATGACGATTATATTTAGACATTTGGCTCAATTATTTTCTACAATATTAGAGAACGCTTGTTTTATTGTTAGTTTTAATGTAGATTCGTTTTTAAAACCATCTTCAATCCACCTCTATtttaatctttatattttcctctaaaatagagaaactttattatataggtggatttgctccaatgta
It encodes the following:
- the LOC106432455 gene encoding uncharacterized protein LOC106432455, with the translated sequence MVLIYVKSGEWMCSRGDDWSFVVDKERRGRMVTLATTTTLKQLKIMVCEDYGVDHNAINAEFSYSLLNQKGNPPIIITNDRQASNFVGYAKRESSTTLCVMFSVSGVNQKERVNIDLNKEPCDSSNVEDEEVPEINRAEFVKPSKESFVKRTNHVAADGCGPLRSENIELFQNNGDSDKDGRAWRGDFVKKDQIFTSKGVLKATMEILAMKNNFDYTVIKSTRKWWYIRCKDALCNWTVRAEGIDGSTYFMINQCDGRHSCAPSKKRKFGKTASARTIGTLIQHRFDDANDGPKPNDIIQFMRMEHSCEITYWHAWEAREFAIAAARGIPDRSYSKIPAYLHMIKEANPGTHTHYETNEKGRFMYLFMSFGQSVRGFYNAMRRVIVVDGTFLKNKYKGTLLVATAVDGNSNLYPIAFGVVDSENDDSWGWFFRQLKVVIADCQDLAFVSDRNASISKAIGTVYPRSAHGICIHHLLTNVVSFFKTKGLTALVEKASRAYRYTEFQERITEIFDMSPELGRYLREADVRKWARSLFPGSRYDIRTTNPAESINSVLRIPREYPVIPLLDSIRELLTRWFYERRLLSSKHLDPLTAKVERKIDRRIVKAKGFQVYKVDNFRSVVKGDIYDCHVDLERRTCTCGKYDIGKIPCRHAIPAIYSRGMEVHRFTDALYSTAAWRTAYADSINPIAVVESEWNVPAEVKLAKVLPPKTRKSAGRPVKRRYESVEDKIASSQGSKKNKKHKCSRCGTEGHKRGTCDLPI